ACAAAAAGAAAATATTAAGGATGTTGGCATCCAACAAATTGCAGGAAATTTAACAGATAATTATAATTCTGGAAATAAAATACTTAGCTTATCAGAAGCTACTGCTCAGGCAACTTCAGTTGCTGCTATTGGTGTCGCTGCCCATGAATGTGGACATGCGGTTCAGGATCATACTAATTATATACCATTAAGAGTTCGTTCAACAATTGTTCCGCTAGCTAATATTGGTTCTACCGCTGCCTTTCCAATTATTTTGATTGGTGTTTTAATTGGCTGGAATCAAACATTAATTAATATTGGTATCTTTGCTTTTTCTCTAGCTCTATTGTTCCAATTAGTTACATTACCTGTTGAGATTAATGCTTCACGTCGTGCATTAAAAATTCTATCTGAGGGAGAATTGTTAACCAAAGAAGAGATGCCAATGGCTCGCAAAGTTCTATTTGCGGCAGCACTTACCTACGTAGCAGCAGCTTTGGCTACCTTTTTACAATTAGCTAGACTTATTCTATTGTTTGGTGGCAATAATAGAAGAGATTAATCACTAGAAACAGCGTTCTACTACTTTTCTTTTTATTATTTGTGCTATGATAAAAATAGATAAATAATAAAGGAGTGAAAGAGATGAAATTAACGACAAAGGTTATTTTAGGTATATGTACTATTGCTGTTACTGGTGTGGCTGCGGCAACAATTGCAACAGGAAAAATGTCAAAAGAACTTTCACATATGTCGAATCGTTCCAAAGTTAAAAAATTTGTTGGTGATATGTTTGGTAAAAATGAACAAATGTTTTCAATTATTGATAGTTTAACAGATGATGAAATTTCTGTATTAGCAAAAATTTTAGCAAAAGTAGAAAATAAAAAAGAAAAATCTTCAAACTATGGTAAAAAAATGAAAGAGGATACTGATAATATGATGAATCGGTTTTTTAAATTTATTGAAGAAATGATGCCTAATTAATACCATAGAGAATACTATAAAATAGTTGATGACATTAAAGGAATTTAAAAGTTAGTAATATTGATTTTTAAATTTCTTTAATGTCATTATTTTTTTTGCATAAAAAATTAGATAACTTATTGTTTCTCTAGAATTAAATAACATAAAACAAGATCATCCATTTTTTTGAGAGATAATCCAGTTTGTTCATAAAATTTATCAAGACGATAGTGAAGGGTATTACGATGCATAAAAAGTTCTTTGGCTGTGGAACTGATATTGCCTTGATGATGCCATAAAGCGAAAATAATTTTTTGAATATCTGAATTATTTGCAATTTGTTGTTTTAACCTTTGGATGGTTGGACTGTCTTTTAAACGATCTTTTATAAAATAACGTAAAGCTATTTCCGTGAATGTACATATTTGTTTTGCTTGATTGCTAGTAATTTCTTCTTTGAAAAAATTGTTGTTCTTCTTTAAATAATAAAGGAAAATTCATGGTAGTTGGG
The genomic region above belongs to Melissococcus plutonius ATCC 35311 and contains:
- a CDS encoding zinc metallopeptidase, whose protein sequence is MFPFYAFFDPTYILVIIGLFISMAASAYVNSTFKKYDRITSRNHVTGTQAAQFILQKENIKDVGIQQIAGNLTDNYNSGNKILSLSEATAQATSVAAIGVAAHECGHAVQDHTNYIPLRVRSTIVPLANIGSTAAFPIILIGVLIGWNQTLINIGIFAFSLALLFQLVTLPVEINASRRALKILSEGELLTKEEMPMARKVLFAAALTYVAAALATFLQLARLILLFGGNNRRD
- a CDS encoding helix-turn-helix domain-containing protein, producing the protein MFLYYLKKNNNFFKEEITSNQAKQICTFTEIALRYFIKDRLKDSPTIQRLKQQIANNSDIQKIIFALWHHQGNISSTAKELFMHRNTLHYRLDKFYEQTGLSLKKMDDLVLCYLILEKQ